Genomic DNA from Candidatus Eisenbacteria bacterium:
CAGGCCGTGAACTTCCACTCGGCGCGTCCTGTTTCGTCGCCTTCCCGGGGAGTAGGCTCTCCACTCGATCTGCCTCGTTGCTTAAGGACACGAACCGCCTGGGGGAGGCCGAGCCGCTCAGCAGACGTCAGCTGATCATCTTCATCCGTTTCGCAGCGAGCACGGGCCACGAACATCCCAACTTTCGGGTCGCCCTCTCCAACTACATCGAAGTGCTGAAGCAAATGGGAACAAGCGAGTCCGAGATCGGTCGGAGAATCTCGACCCTCCTCAAGGAACACGACCTGGGAGGGGGGTGACGCTGTCCGTCCCGAATAGTGTGCCACGAAGCCACTGAAAGGAGGTCGGAAAGACCTACTGACAGAAGCCATGCTATATGGAGGATGGGGGAGGACTCCCCGCGACGGGTTGCAGGACCAGTTTTCAAACCGCCCAGCGCTGCGTGGGGATAATATCCTAGGTAGTGAACGGTTCGGGAAAGGCCAGGAAGTCACCTGCTGCGATTACATATCGATCCTTCAGATTTCTGCGAGTGCCATAGAGATAGGCAGGTCCGCAATCATTGGCCGGATGGTATTAGGCTTCCAGCATGATCCTTCCACGACCCGATATGAGCGGCTGATTTTTATTCCCCACTTGCGACTCGCACGAATCCGAATTCTTCGGACATGTACGAGGTCCGTTCACGGGAATCGCGGCCAATAAAAACCGGACTCTTCAATCAGGCTGACAGCGGCACCATCCTTCCGGACGGACGCGTTCGGGGAGAACAGCCGCCAGGGGGATGGGTTCCGGGTCGGAGCAACCAGGCCGCAGGTTTCTTGAAAAATCGGGTATCCAACCCATGGGCTTACCCAACCACTGACATCTCGGAGGCAGCCGAATCGCGTTTTGCGCGTAGAGCGAGGCTTTCATCGGACGTTGCCGCCCGGCCTATTTTCTCTGCGACCAAGACCAGATCGCCGCCGAGATATTTCAAGAACGGGACATGGCTGAAGAACCGCTCCTTGGCTCTAAACCGACAACGATTTCCCGTGAGAAGAAATTGCGGGAAAAAGAATTCGCGACTGACAAGCCGTTTGATCCGAACGCCCTTGTCCTTGACCAATCGTCGGTAATCCTGGATCGAAAAATCCCAATGAAAGGTCGCGGCAGTATGCCAGGTGTTCTCATGGATCACTTTCTTTTGTAGAAGTCTATCGCTGAAGAAACTGCAGATCAGAATGATATTGTGAAACAGGTTGAGGTTTCTGAGCCGGTGGGCATTGGGACTTTGTATGACCAGGCAGCCGCCGGGCCGAAGAACCCTGAGAAATTCATCCATTGCCATTTCCGGGTCGCGCAAATGCTCCAATGTTTCCGTGCAGAAGAGAAAATCGACACTTTCAGCTCTAAGCGGGAGACAAACACCATCCGCCTGGAGCGCCGTCTGATCAGGGATCCGTTCAATCATGCGTTTCAGAATGAGATGGCTTATGTCAATTCCGATAAATGTCTGGTCGCGGCCGATTCCAAACTCATAATAGGCGCGGCCGTCATTGACGCCGACATCAACGACAACCCGGGGTGGCGTGGGATGTCCTTGATAGATCCGGAGAATATCCAGATAGCGTTCATTATCCTGATGATGAACGGACGCCTCAGAACCATTGGAGCCATCGCCGCAGCCCCATGCCAGTTTAACCCAATCTTCCATTGTGGGCTGCGACAGCCCTTGCCCCCTATATAGATCATCAATCGCCTGATGATCGGCCAATGAAAGGAGCGCCAGTGGATTTTTCCCGAAGGCCCGTAGGATCTTTGAGCGCCGGCTTCGATAAAAAAGCCAATCGGCGAATAAACCCAATAGAATAAACAAAGCACCCCATTTGAAATCGGTGATTAGACATATGACGAGGGCAAAATAGATGAGATAGAAAAACCGCGGCGCGGTGATGAATCCGGTGTCCGCGGACCGGTTAAGGGTGATCGTTTGGAAGGCCTCCGACTTGCTTTTTATACGTATACCCGTTGGATCAATGGTTCGTCTGTCGGCCGGATGACAAAGGCATGGGATATCGTCTTCAATGGAATAGGCGGCGAAACAACTTGTGCAATGCAGCTCGGCATCCTCCTGCTCCAAATCTCCCTTGCAGGATGGACATACAACGGCAGAGGGCCAATGTCTCTTCTGCATTGCCTACTCTCCGCAATTAAAGCGATGACACTATCGGAAATGGATCACTAGCGAGCATAATTATAATAAAGAATTGCTGAATCGTCAAGGGCGAGTGCCGGGCGCTCGGTGGAAGCCCTGCGGCTCAATTACAAAATCGCCGGCCGAGCGAGGGGGCGCAGCCCTGGGAGCCCCCCCCTATTCACCCAGCCGTAAATTTGCTATCCTTCTAAAAGACAAGAAGCTACACGCCTTTCGGTCAACTCAGGAGGAAAGGAACGCCATGACGCAACGCCAGCCGATCTTTGCCACCCTCATCACCCTCGCCCTCCTGGCAATGATTCCGCCCCATTCCTTCGGTGCTGCCGCTGCACATCAGGCCAAGCCCCTGCTCGGTTACCAAACGCGCACAGAGAATGTTAACCCCAACAAGATCGCGCTTCGCTTCCATCCAGAGACTCAAGCGCGGGTGCGCTCCGGCCGGCTTGTCTCTCTTTGCGGCGCCGATCTGTCCGTGCTCGAGGAGATCCGCGGGAGCGTCCCGGGCGCGCAGTGGGAGCCCCGCTTCCCGCTCACCGAATCGGAGCTGGATGCCCTCCGCGCCAAGGGTGAATCAAGAACCCGCCAGAGTCTGCCGGATCTCAATCTATTCGGCCTCCTGACGCTGCCCCCGGCGATGAATGATAAAGCGGCGCGGGAGAGGCTTGGAAGTATTCTTGAAAGCCTCAACGCGGTGTCACCCGTCGCGGAGGCCTGGGCTCTTCCTGAACCGGAGCTGGCGCAGATTTTCACGACGGATCGTGAAACACCCGACTTCTCGGGTGCGCAGGGATATCTTTACGATCCCCCCGTCGGTGTCGCGGCGGACTCGGCCTGGACCTTCCCGGGTGGCAAGGGGGAAGGCGTGCGCATGGTCGATATTGAATTCGGTTGGCTCTTCACTCACGAGGATCTCAAGAATCCGTGGTTCACCGGCGGGGATCCGGCCGTTTCGGATCACGGGACAGCGGTGCTGGGAGAGATTGCAGGCCAGCACAACGGTTATGGTGTTAATGGGATTTCGCCCGAGGTGGAAATCGGCGGCTATCAGGTCGGCGATCTGGCCGCCGCCATTCTGGATCTGGCGACTATATTAGATCCCGGGAATGTTTATCTCATCGAAATCCAGGTGACAGGTCCCAACGACGCCGCCTGGGTTCCCATGGAATGGATTCCCGATATCTTCGCCGCCATCCAGACAACCAGCGCTCTCGGCATCCTCTGCGTCGAAGCCGGCGCCAACGGCAGCCAGAACCTGGATGATCCGATCTACGGAGGTCTTTTTGACCGCCGCGTCCGTGACAGCGGGGCCATCCTTGTGGGGGCCGGCATCCCATCCTCATTGGCCGCGGAATCTTTCAGCAGCTATGGCAGCCGGTTAAGCCTCCAGGGTTGGGGATCCTCCATCACAACAACCGGATATGGCGACCTTCAGGGTGGAGACCCCGAAGTGCACTACACCTCCGGTTTCAATGGAACCTCGGGCGCTTCGCCCATCGTCGTCGGCTGCGTCGTTTCCCTTCAGGGACAGGCCCTCGACCTCTTCGGCCGCCCCCTCACACCCCGTTTGGCCGAGGAGATCCTGAGTGTGACGGGTTCTCCATGGACTGGCGACCGGCCGATCGGTGAACGCCCCAACCTGGCGGCCGCCCGGGAACGCCTCTTGATGAATTACGGCGTTGTTAACGTCACCGTCCGCGATGCTCAAACCCTGGATCCCATGCCGGACATGATTGT
This window encodes:
- a CDS encoding methyltransferase domain-containing protein; this translates as MQKRHWPSAVVCPSCKGDLEQEDAELHCTSCFAAYSIEDDIPCLCHPADRRTIDPTGIRIKSKSEAFQTITLNRSADTGFITAPRFFYLIYFALVICLITDFKWGALFILLGLFADWLFYRSRRSKILRAFGKNPLALLSLADHQAIDDLYRGQGLSQPTMEDWVKLAWGCGDGSNGSEASVHHQDNERYLDILRIYQGHPTPPRVVVDVGVNDGRAYYEFGIGRDQTFIGIDISHLILKRMIERIPDQTALQADGVCLPLRAESVDFLFCTETLEHLRDPEMAMDEFLRVLRPGGCLVIQSPNAHRLRNLNLFHNIILICSFFSDRLLQKKVIHENTWHTAATFHWDFSIQDYRRLVKDKGVRIKRLVSREFFFPQFLLTGNRCRFRAKERFFSHVPFLKYLGGDLVLVAEKIGRAATSDESLALRAKRDSAASEMSVVG
- a CDS encoding carboxypeptidase regulatory-like domain-containing protein encodes the protein MTQRQPIFATLITLALLAMIPPHSFGAAAAHQAKPLLGYQTRTENVNPNKIALRFHPETQARVRSGRLVSLCGADLSVLEEIRGSVPGAQWEPRFPLTESELDALRAKGESRTRQSLPDLNLFGLLTLPPAMNDKAARERLGSILESLNAVSPVAEAWALPEPELAQIFTTDRETPDFSGAQGYLYDPPVGVAADSAWTFPGGKGEGVRMVDIEFGWLFTHEDLKNPWFTGGDPAVSDHGTAVLGEIAGQHNGYGVNGISPEVEIGGYQVGDLAAAILDLATILDPGNVYLIEIQVTGPNDAAWVPMEWIPDIFAAIQTTSALGILCVEAGANGSQNLDDPIYGGLFDRRVRDSGAILVGAGIPSSLAAESFSSYGSRLSLQGWGSSITTTGYGDLQGGDPEVHYTSGFNGTSGASPIVVGCVVSLQGQALDLFGRPLTPRLAEEILSVTGSPWTGDRPIGERPNLAAARERLLMNYGVVNVTVRDAQTLDPMPDMIVEVAETGRISKTGPTGEVSLQLTAEDMTFRVTGDFYFLEEDFPFTVAADETLNAVLDITPAPLSNLAGFVTDPDGSPIEGARITVLGTPLDSVWTAADGSYQMDGIPQNTGYTAIVGMAPGYAAAYTIFDILPPDTSTWDPVLVKAESFEEGPAGFTGTGDFELGYPQPPSPPPFSGDNVWATNLEGYYNDLTISYLTSPVFDLTGTTELTLSFHHWYWTETDDGGNVQVWDQNEAEWVVVEPIGGYPDDSIITMYFQPGYNGRLDDWEPVVIPLDAFAGGPFKFRFFFRGNYVGHKAGWYLDDIAFDIGGYGPAAVDPTLFTAEGLRLLPERPNPSSDLSHICFALAKPQPVQLRIFDISGSVIRTISRGRLPSGNQSIVWDGRDARGHCVASGLYFYELAAGGESGKGKLLRLK